A single Nostoc sp. PCC 7107 DNA region contains:
- the hetZ gene encoding heterocyst differentiation protein HetZ, giving the protein MNSAATATIPTATFLGEHTIGVEVIFQLLYKEFRQSTKASEQNCHDVATRITTEVYRICSESKRIQASGAVESSAMTLARHRLQQCQRYYQLGSTRGRVELHSTLSAIIYRYINPPQRQLSYQGRLTIIEDFLQGFYLEALNAFRRENQLGTTYRPQSLLELAEYMAFTERYGKRRIPLPGRQQQLIILRAQTFSQQQPPETSVDIEQASEGSSGDGDGSWEEPAVHQLRSTMATQPEPEPEEDTLRSVVITELMSYLEQKQQSDCADYFSLRLKDLSTQEIETILNLTPRQRDYLQQRFKYHLIRFALLHRWELVHEWLEASLHTNLGLTPQQWEAYTSQLDEKQRSLLDLKQQGQPDEKIAKALGLSMAQLQKRWFKILEQAWEIRNSLVSGSGASTHE; this is encoded by the coding sequence ATGAATTCAGCCGCAACCGCAACTATTCCAACCGCAACTTTTCTGGGAGAACATACTATCGGCGTGGAGGTGATATTTCAACTCCTGTACAAGGAGTTCCGGCAATCAACCAAAGCCTCAGAACAGAATTGCCATGATGTGGCAACACGCATTACTACCGAAGTATACCGAATTTGCAGCGAAAGTAAACGCATCCAAGCTTCCGGTGCTGTAGAAAGCTCCGCTATGACCCTAGCTAGACATCGGCTACAACAATGTCAGCGGTACTATCAGTTGGGTTCCACTAGAGGCAGAGTTGAATTACACAGTACCCTGAGTGCCATTATTTATCGTTACATTAATCCTCCCCAGCGGCAATTGAGCTATCAAGGGCGGCTAACTATCATAGAAGATTTTCTACAAGGTTTTTATTTAGAAGCATTAAATGCTTTCCGACGGGAGAACCAATTGGGTACCACCTATCGTCCCCAATCTCTCTTGGAGTTAGCTGAGTACATGGCCTTTACCGAACGCTACGGTAAGCGCCGCATTCCTTTACCTGGTCGTCAGCAACAGCTAATTATTCTGCGGGCCCAGACCTTCTCTCAACAACAACCTCCAGAAACGAGCGTCGATATAGAACAAGCTTCTGAAGGTAGTTCTGGTGACGGTGATGGTTCTTGGGAAGAGCCAGCAGTACACCAGTTACGCTCTACAATGGCGACACAACCAGAACCCGAACCCGAAGAAGACACTTTGCGTTCTGTTGTGATTACCGAATTAATGAGTTATTTGGAGCAAAAACAACAATCTGATTGTGCTGATTACTTCTCCCTACGTCTAAAAGATCTATCAACACAAGAAATTGAGACAATTTTAAATCTCACTCCGCGTCAGAGAGATTACTTACAACAGCGCTTCAAGTATCATTTAATTAGGTTCGCTTTATTACATCGTTGGGAACTAGTCCACGAATGGTTGGAAGCTTCTTTACACACAAATTTGGGACTAACTCCACAACAATGGGAAGCCTACACCTCCCAACTAGACGAGAAACAGCGGTCTTTACTAGACTTAAAACAACAAGGACAACCTGACGAGAAAATTGCCAAAGCTCTAGGGTTATCAATGGCACAACTGCAAAAACGCTGGTTTAAAATTCTGGAACAGGCTTGGGAAATTCGTAACTCATTAGTGTCCGGATCAGGTGCATCTACTCATGAATAG
- the sds gene encoding solanesyl diphosphate synthase: MTPATSLFTPVEADLQILADNLKQLVGNRHPILFAAAEHLFGAGGKRIRPAIVLLISRATMLEEDITQRHRRLAEITEMIHTASLVHDDVVDESQMRRGVPTVHSLFGNRIAVLAGDFLFAQSSWYLANLDNLEVVKLLSEVIMDLATGEIQQGMNRFDSGLAIETYLQKSYYKTASLIANSAKAAGLLSDVSPETAQHLYNYGRNLGLAFQVVDDILDFTSTTDTLGKPAGSDLRSGNLTAPVLFALEEKPYLEVLIERQFAQAEDLEQALALIQDSRGIQQARELAAHHAKLAAEDIAILPPSESHQALIDITEYVLSRLY, translated from the coding sequence ATGACCCCAGCTACCTCCCTGTTTACCCCTGTGGAAGCAGATTTGCAAATACTAGCCGATAACCTCAAGCAGCTAGTTGGCAATCGCCACCCCATTCTTTTTGCAGCCGCCGAACATTTATTCGGAGCTGGGGGAAAGCGCATCAGACCCGCGATCGTCCTGCTGATATCGCGGGCGACAATGTTAGAAGAAGATATCACCCAGCGTCACCGCCGCCTAGCCGAAATCACAGAGATGATTCACACGGCCAGCCTAGTGCATGATGATGTGGTAGATGAATCACAAATGCGCCGTGGCGTACCGACTGTTCATAGCCTATTTGGCAATCGTATTGCGGTACTCGCAGGTGACTTTCTCTTTGCTCAATCATCTTGGTATTTGGCTAACTTAGATAATTTGGAGGTAGTCAAACTCCTCTCAGAAGTAATTATGGACTTGGCAACTGGAGAAATTCAGCAAGGGATGAACCGCTTTGATAGTGGCTTGGCAATAGAAACTTACCTACAAAAGAGCTATTACAAAACTGCCTCACTCATTGCTAACAGTGCCAAAGCTGCAGGATTACTTAGTGATGTTAGCCCAGAAACAGCCCAGCACTTGTATAACTACGGGCGGAATCTCGGTTTAGCATTTCAAGTTGTAGATGACATTTTAGATTTCACCAGTACTACAGATACTTTAGGTAAACCAGCAGGTTCTGACCTCAGAAGCGGTAATTTGACCGCACCTGTTTTATTTGCCCTAGAAGAGAAACCATACTTAGAAGTACTAATTGAACGCCAGTTTGCCCAAGCAGAAGATTTAGAGCAAGCACTGGCATTAATTCAAGATAGTCGAGGCATACAGCAGGCGAGAGAATTAGCGGCTCATCATGCCAAGTTAGCAGCTGAGGACATAGCAATTTTGCCACCGTCAGAATCACATCAAGCCTTAATTGACATCACTGAATATGTGCTGAGTCGACTTTATTAA
- the murI gene encoding glutamate racemase — MYSSSIFEGNLYDFSDKEPQRAPIGVFDSGVGGLTVLRQIYRQLPNESIIYFGDTARLPYGIRSQAEILQFVREILCWMQQQKVKMVVMACNTSSALALEIVRQEFNIPILGVILPGAKAAVQQGKRIGVIATPATAKSNAYKQAILEIDPEVQVWQVGCPEFVPLIEQNRIHDPYTTEVARSYLEPLLQQEIDTLVYGCTHYPHLAPVLRSLLPSHVKLVDPAVHVTAACNQDLELLGLTNTHPPLPTRFIVSGCPQQFAQSSVQWLGHTPMVEVVDLNSTVVSQL, encoded by the coding sequence GTGTATTCATCTTCTATTTTTGAAGGTAATCTTTACGATTTTTCTGATAAAGAACCTCAACGCGCCCCTATCGGCGTTTTTGACAGTGGTGTGGGTGGGCTGACGGTACTGCGACAAATTTACCGCCAACTACCAAATGAATCGATTATTTATTTTGGTGATACAGCAAGACTGCCCTACGGTATCCGTTCCCAAGCGGAAATTCTTCAGTTTGTGCGCGAAATTCTCTGCTGGATGCAGCAGCAGAAAGTCAAAATGGTGGTGATGGCTTGTAACACCAGTTCTGCCCTCGCCTTAGAAATTGTCCGCCAAGAATTTAATATCCCCATCTTGGGCGTAATTCTCCCAGGTGCTAAAGCCGCTGTGCAGCAAGGTAAGCGCATTGGTGTAATTGCTACCCCCGCAACAGCTAAAAGTAATGCTTATAAGCAAGCGATTTTGGAAATTGACCCAGAAGTACAAGTCTGGCAAGTTGGCTGTCCAGAGTTTGTCCCGTTAATTGAGCAGAATCGCATCCACGACCCTTACACTACTGAGGTAGCACGCTCTTATTTAGAGCCTTTACTTCAGCAAGAAATTGATACTTTAGTATACGGCTGTACTCATTATCCCCATCTGGCACCAGTATTGCGATCGCTTCTTCCATCTCATGTCAAATTAGTTGACCCCGCTGTTCATGTCACAGCTGCTTGTAACCAAGATTTAGAGTTGCTGGGCTTAACTAATACCCACCCACCGTTACCAACTCGCTTTATCGTCAGCGGTTGTCCACAACAATTTGCTCAGTCCTCAGTTCAGTGGCTAGGTCATACTCCAATGGTCGAAGTCGTAGACTTAAATAGTACAGTAGTATCCCAACTTTAA